The genomic stretch CCTTCAGCGGCAACTACCAGCTCACCTACAACGTGGTGGCCCTCAATGACCAGCACGTGCTTGACAACCAGTACACCGTGCCGCTGCACTACGCAGACAGCTATGCCCCAGCGCCTGTAGAACCGGCTTCAGGCGCACCCGTGAGCACCGTGGGCATGCAGCCCGCCCAAAGCGCGGGAGCGTATGAAAGCTGCATCCACTTCAGCGATGCGCACGCCTCACGCATCGCCGTCACCGGGATGGATCGGCAGGTATCGGTGAACGAGCCCCTCACGATCGCGGGCGACGGCGTGATCACCCGCGTGTATGAATGGCAGGATCCCTTCGTCACCATGGACGATCCAGGATTCGGCTTCAGCCAGCTCTCCCTTATCCACGACGAGGAGCACGTGATCACCGCCACCGGGAACTCCGCCATGGTCCATTTCCCTTTCACCGAGCCGCTGCTGCTCCAGGACGATGCGCGTTACCTCTTCTGCACCGTCACCAGCAACCCCACCGTGTTCTTCGGCTACCATGAGCATGTCCACTACGGCCTGAATGAGACGGTGTACGGCCAGCCCACCAGTCCGATCAGCAACGGCGGCAATTGGTTCATCGGCTTCACCGGCGGTCCGGTGGCGAGCTTGGGGCTGCGCACAGCAGACGCCGAATCCATCGGCATTGAAGAGGCTGCATCACCACAGCTGAGCGCTTACCCGAATCCGAGTACGGGCGTCTTCCATCTGGTGATCGAATCCTCCGAGCCGGTGCAGCTGATCGCTCGCGATGCGCTCGGGCGCGAGGTGCTGCGCCAACGCGCAACCGCCGGCCGGGCCGTCGTTGATCTCTCGGGCCGACCCGCTGGCGTGTACATGCTCAGCATGCAGGGAAGCGGAGCCACACGCTCGCTGCGACTGGTGGTGGAATAGCGAAGGCCGCGCGTCCGCCGCATCGCCCGGTGTTGCGTTCCTTCGCCGCATGGGCAAGCGCGCGTTCGACCTGATCGCATCGGCCAGCGCGCTGCTGTTGCTCGCCCCGCTCTTGCTGATCATCGCTGCAGCCGTGGCCATTGGATCGCCGGGCGGCGCCTTCTTCCGACAGGTGCGCGTGGGCAAAGGCGGAAGGGAATTCCGGCTGCTGAAGTTCCGCACCATGCGGCTGGGCAGCGAGGCCGCCGGCCAGATCACCGTGGGCGGCCGCGATCCACGCATCACGCGCATCGGCTACGTGCTGCGTAAGACCAAGCTCGATGAACTGCCGCAGCTGCTGAACATCGTTGCGGGCGAAATGAGCGTCGTGGGACCGCGTCCCGAAGTGCCGCGCTACGTGGCGCTCTATTCCGAAGAGCAACGGCAGGTCCTCAGCTTCAGGCCTGGACTCACCAGCCTGGCGAGCATCGCGTACATCGACGAGAACGAAGTGCTGGGCCGCGCCAGCGATCCAGAGCGCGTGTACTTGGACGAGGTGATGCCGGCGAAGCTCGCGCTCGATCTGCGGTACGTGCGCGAGCGCAGCATGCGGCTCGATCTGCGAATCATCGCTCGAACCGCGCTTCGCTTGTTCAACCGATGACGGCACCGGACCGACCTTCCCCGGTTCGACGCATCGCTTTACTCGGTGCACTCGCCCTATCCATCGCCGCCATCTTCTCCATCGGCCCCTTCCATGCCGATGAGCACTTCCAGATCCTCGAGTTCGCTGGCTGGAAGCTAGGCATCACCCCGGAAACGGACCTCACCTGGGAATTCGGCGCGCGCCTCCGACCGGCGCTTCAGCCAGCCATGGTGGTGGTGGTGCATCGCGTATTGAATGCCGTTGGCTTCGACGACCATTACGGCACCGCTCTTCTGCTTCGCCTATTCACCGCAGCGCTCGCATGGTCCGGCGCTGTGCTCCTCTTCAACCGGCGGCTTCGCGATGATCCCGCGCTTCAGCGGCCCCGCCTGCGGAGCACCTATGCAGCGCTCGCCTTCCTGCTCTGGTTCGGGGTTTTCGCGGCAGTGCGGTTCTCCTCCGAGGGGCTTTCGGCCGCGCTCTTCCTCATCGGCTTCGCGCAGGTGGTGCATGGCAATGGTCAGCGTTCGCGCGCATGGCTGATCGGTGGACTGCTCATCGGCTTGGCCTGCGTGGCGCGCGTGCAAATGGGCTCCATGGTGATCGGCCTGGTGGGTTGGTGCCTGCTGGTGAAGCGAGCGGCCTTGCCCAAACTGAGCGCATTGGTCGCGGGTGTGGTGGCGGCGCAACTTATCGGCCTTCTGATCGACCGTTGGTTCTATGGTGAATGGGTATTCACCGCATGGAACTACTTCGAGCAGAACATCATCGCCGGAAAGGCAGCGTCCTTCGGCACCGAGCCATGGTGGTGGTATTTCACGCAAATCACAGAGCGCGCAGTTCCGCCCTTCAGCATCACCTTCATCGCATTGCCGCTGCTTGCCATTGTCTTCCGCCGAAGGGATCCCGTTGTCTGGGCCGCATTGCCATTCCTCTTGGCGCATCTGTCGATCGGCCACAAAGAGCTTCGCTTCCTCTTCCCGCTGATCCCCTTCCTTCCGGCACTTGTGGTGCTTGGCGCGCACGCGGCACTGGAGCAAGGCTGGTTCAATTACTTCAGCGACCGATGGTGGCGCGTGCTCCGCATCGCTTTCATCGCCGTGCATGTGCCGCTTCTATTGGTCGTGCTCTTCAAGCCTGCGAATGAGGATGCCGTGTTGCGCGAAGCGATCCACGATTCGGCCTCTGAACCGATGACCCTCGTGCATGAAGGCCGACAGCCTTTCGCGCAGGAGCACCCGGTGTGGTTCGGCAGGCCACTCGGGCTTCGATTCGCCTTGCGCGATGAGGGCTGGCCCGATGAATCAGCCTTTCTCCTGCTCACGCTGGATCAATCACCCGCGCTTCCAACAGGATTCATCGCGCGTGAATGCTTCGCTTCCTATCCGGCTTGGGCAAAGCGAATCAACATCGGCGGCTGGGCCGATCGTACCGACCGCTGGGTGCTTTGGAAGGTGAGGCGAGATGAATAGGTAGGCCTTCATCCCTCAACCCTGCCGAGCATATCCCTCAGCTTCTCCAGGTCGGCGGCGCGCTCACTATCGCCCATCTTGCTGTAGCTGTTAGCCAGGTTGTTCAGCTGGCGGCGGATGATGTCGATGTTGGTGCAGGGCTGATAGAAGCTCGGGCGTGGCTCGATCTTCAGCTTCGAAAGGAACTCGTTGATCTCGTTGCGCCCGAGGATATCGCCTTGGCTGAAGGCATTCACGTAGAAGAGCACGCTCTCCTCGCCTTGCTGGCCGGCATCCGCACCGCCGATGCTCTCCTCATCGAGATAGGCGAGCACGAAATGATTGGGCAGGTTCACGCCGCGCATGGGCAGACCCAGGTCCTCAGCGAGCACCTGATAGATGATGGCCAGCGACAGCGGATTGCCCTTGCGGCTGTCGAGCACCTCGTTGATGTAGCTGTTCTGCGGCGCGTGGTAGTTGCGCTTATTGCCCTTGAAGCCATGGACCTGGAAGAAGATGTGGTTGAACACGCGCACCTTCTCGAAGGCGGTGAGGTGATCGTTCAACTCCAGCCAGATGTCCTGCCGGATCGCTGCCAGCCGCGCCTTCACCTTCGGCTCGTCCATATCGGGGTAGCGGTAGCGGCTGATGATGAGCGCGCCTTCGAGCAGGTCCTCTCCGCCTGCTTCGTACCAGGCCTTGAGGCGATCGGTCACGCGGCTCAGGTGGATGGTGTGCAAGAGGTCCTCGACGCGGTTGCGGAAGAGGTCGCCGAAGTCGTCGATCTCCCATGCGCGCTCGAGCTCCGGCACGATGTCGTCGCCCAGCTGCACGATGCGGTCGCGCACCTGGGTGTAAATGGTCTCGTCGGGATCGTCGATCAGGGTGATCAGCGCGCGGATCTCGTTGTTGCCCATGTGATCGCCGGGTAAGCGGCTCGGAGCGAAAGCTATCGGGGCGGTCAGGGAAGTCTTGTGCTCCAGGCATGCATGTTTCAGCGGCAGGCTGTTGATGGCGCCTGACACACGAGCAGACTGAACAGGGGCTTGTGGAAAGGCCGTGCCATTGGATCTGCCGTGGTAGATTTCGGCATGCTTCAAGTGAATCACGCCCTATTTGCGTGCCTGCTTGCTTCGGTTACCAGTCAAGCAAGGGCCCAGGTTGTCACCGCTCCCTATCTCGACGACGGCGAACTCACCGATTCGGTCTTCACCGTAGTGGAAGTGTCGCCCGCATTCACGGGTGGAGAAGCTGAGTTGTACAAGTACCTGCTAACGGCAATCCGCTACCCGGACGCCGCGCGCGACGCCGGCATTCAGGGCACTGTGTTCATCAACTTCGTCGTGGAGAAGGACGGGCGCATCACGAACGCGAACGTGCTGCGTGGCATCGGTGGCGGCTGCGATGAGGTTGCGCTGAACGCCGTGCGCAGCATGCCCGCATGGACGCCCGGCGAGCACAAGGGGCAGAGGGTGCGCGTGAGGTACAACCTGCCGGTGAAGTTCACCATGAAAGAACCTGAGAAGGTCATTTCAACCTCAGATCGAGCATACACGGTCGTGGAGGAAATGCCCGAATTCCCCGGAGGGGCTGTTGCCATGTATCAGTTCATCAAGAAGGAACTCCGCTACCCTACGGAATTGAAACGAAGCAAAGCCAATGGCACGGTTCATACCACCTTCGAGATTGGCACCGATGGGTCAATCAACAATGCCAGAGTCTATCGTGGCTTTCACCCTGCAGCTGATGCAGAAGCCCTTCGCTTGGTGAACAGCATGCCCGCATGGTCGCCAGGAAAGCAACGGGGCAAGCCCGTCCGCGTGCAATTCACCCTGCCGATCCGCTTCTCACCGAAGTGAGTCCTTGCGCGACATTCACAGCACTTCCCTGCCCTAACCCGCCAACCGCTCCAGCGCCTCCCCGATCATCTGATCGATCGCTGCGTGGTGATCCTTGCGGTGTGTTCCGCTATTCGATTGTGAACCTGGTGAAGAACTGCTTCTCCGCGCTGCGCACTCCGATGCTGTACGCTCCAGATGCGAGAGACAGGCTCAAGGGCACATGGCGCTGCTTCGCTGCCACATTCACGCTGCGCTCATCCGCCACGCGACCGGTCGCATCCAGGATGGTGATGCGCAGGGTACCATGCGAGACTTCGGGCAGGCCCAAGACGAATTCTCCGCGACTCGGATTGGGCACGATGCGCAGGCCAGCCTGCGCACCGTCGTGCTCTTCGATCCCGATGAGCGAATCCAACTGGATGCTCGCGCTCACCACGCAGCCGCCAGCCATGGTCACGGTCACTGAGTAGGTGCCGATGTTTGTGGGTGTGATGACCGGTCCGATGGCGTTGGGGAGTGCCTGCCCGTTCAGCGTCCATGTGTAGGTGCCCAGTCCGGCCTGCACGCTCAGGTTGCCGTTGGCGTAGGTCAGTGCGAGGTCTGGGCAGATGGCGACGGCTTGCGCGTAGGCATCACATTCGCCTCCGGTAACGCCGATCGCGGTCCAGATGCCGAATGGCGGATTCTGCAGGCAATTGCCTGCGGTTGTCGCGTACAGAGCACCAGCCAGGTACCACTGATAGGAAATGAAGCCCGCAGGCTCCATGCACAACGTTGAGTTCGCAGCGCTGTAGGCGATCGAGGCAGTCACGCTGCTCCCCAGCACGAACACGCTATCGCTGGCCATGCAGGCACCTCCGGCAAGCGAAACGGTGAGCACGTACCAGC from Flavobacteriales bacterium encodes the following:
- a CDS encoding transglutaminase family protein, which encodes MGNNEIRALITLIDDPDETIYTQVRDRIVQLGDDIVPELERAWEIDDFGDLFRNRVEDLLHTIHLSRVTDRLKAWYEAGGEDLLEGALIISRYRYPDMDEPKVKARLAAIRQDIWLELNDHLTAFEKVRVFNHIFFQVHGFKGNKRNYHAPQNSYINEVLDSRKGNPLSLAIIYQVLAEDLGLPMRGVNLPNHFVLAYLDEESIGGADAGQQGEESVLFYVNAFSQGDILGRNEINEFLSKLKIEPRPSFYQPCTNIDIIRRQLNNLANSYSKMGDSERAADLEKLRDMLGRVEG
- a CDS encoding sugar transferase, giving the protein MGKRAFDLIASASALLLLAPLLLIIAAAVAIGSPGGAFFRQVRVGKGGREFRLLKFRTMRLGSEAAGQITVGGRDPRITRIGYVLRKTKLDELPQLLNIVAGEMSVVGPRPEVPRYVALYSEEQRQVLSFRPGLTSLASIAYIDENEVLGRASDPERVYLDEVMPAKLALDLRYVRERSMRLDLRIIARTALRLFNR
- a CDS encoding T9SS type A sorting domain-containing protein codes for the protein MKAIALIASLVLAIPFRAQVACDILSAGPLQGSYAHTWAEPAAGSWDTPNMLYASNRVIGDLVRAHSGGQDDSLACSPLINPTAVAGKVALLYRGTCDYALKAKHCQEAGAIAVVIINNVQGPPVEMGGGPYGPQVNIPVFQITLGDGEAWMEAIDSGATLSVLLGNKDGYYAVDAGVRKQGVLLPKSLALPSLLASQPGDHAVGIGAMVHNFGAEDIALLVLRAVIEQDGESVYDEATPPFALAPGDSLLAELPDWTQPAFSGNYQLTYNVVALNDQHVLDNQYTVPLHYADSYAPAPVEPASGAPVSTVGMQPAQSAGAYESCIHFSDAHASRIAVTGMDRQVSVNEPLTIAGDGVITRVYEWQDPFVTMDDPGFGFSQLSLIHDEEHVITATGNSAMVHFPFTEPLLLQDDARYLFCTVTSNPTVFFGYHEHVHYGLNETVYGQPTSPISNGGNWFIGFTGGPVASLGLRTADAESIGIEEAASPQLSAYPNPSTGVFHLVIESSEPVQLIARDALGREVLRQRATAGRAVVDLSGRPAGVYMLSMQGSGATRSLRLVVE
- a CDS encoding energy transducer TonB is translated as MLQVNHALFACLLASVTSQARAQVVTAPYLDDGELTDSVFTVVEVSPAFTGGEAELYKYLLTAIRYPDAARDAGIQGTVFINFVVEKDGRITNANVLRGIGGGCDEVALNAVRSMPAWTPGEHKGQRVRVRYNLPVKFTMKEPEKVISTSDRAYTVVEEMPEFPGGAVAMYQFIKKELRYPTELKRSKANGTVHTTFEIGTDGSINNARVYRGFHPAADAEALRLVNSMPAWSPGKQRGKPVRVQFTLPIRFSPK